The DNA segment TGAGTAAAAGTAGTACTGAGATgaatcttttgaaaaattttgttcttcaagcTGTTGATGTTGCAAAGTTTAATGTAGTTGGCTATGTGTGTCGTAAAAGAGTTATGTCAGATCTTAAAGGGTAATGTTGTATCTGTTGGGGACAGAGTTGGCAATATGAAAAAAGTAAAACTGATTTATAAGGGATATGAGATATCACCAGCAGATAGACACACACCTCCCTGGACTCATGGTTCTAATAGTCTGACACATTAGAACCCAAGTAGGTGCAGTATGCGCTGTCACAAGTATAAGCAAATAAAGTTGCTCCTTGGATAAAAACTCGTGCGATTATTGGAAGAGATATTTTTGTgcaataattgatcatgttgggtagactgtagaacaatcgaaacgtgaTATTTGAGCTActgtaaaatttaaatgatttgaGTTGTACATTTATCACCAATTAcaatttttggtaaagcgacaaacgctcgGTCCAACAATTGATATTAGAACGAGATCATGGATTCAAATCTCCCAAGAAGCATATTTATATTCTTCTTGAGGGAAATGTTGGGTTAAGCGCACATAAATTAGAATAGTAATGAGATGAGCGACCTCCTAAGAAGTTCTTGTGCGACAAATAGTAGACATTGCACTGCTTGATCTGGTTGACTAGATGAGCAGTAAAGAGTGACGTCAGATCTTAAAGGATAATAATGTCTCTCATGGAGACAAAGCATGCGAAATGAAAATGGTAAGACTGATATATAAGGATATGAGACTAGATAGACGCACAACTCTTTGGATTCATGGACCTAACAGGCCCACTCATTACTACCAAAGTAGTTGCACTTTTCGATATCATAAATATAAGCTAATAAAGTTGTGTCTCGATTAACAACTATAGTTTTTGACTTAATGATAAGTGCTTGATCTTTTACTGCCGAAGTCATTTCGGAAGAATATTTCTAAAAAATCACATGAAATCATGTGTATCCCTATGAAAATTAAGGTTACGTATACTAttgaaagtatttaaaaaaaaattggggaaAGAAAAAATAGCTGTTTTTAGCACACTTAAATAAaaccatgtaatttttttttatagttacGTAGaacattataatttaatatcgTGGAGGAAAAAACAAATTAGTATAAAGTGTAGAAACGACATATATAATACAAGTGTTCATAAAATAGAATGGTTAAAGATTTGAGCAGCTTTAGCTGCCCATTTCAAATGTAAAGTTCGCAaagatttatatttaatttaatgaaaatccTTCATTAAAATTGCAACTGAAAATGTTTGATTATtgaaatatgaatttataaTCGTTTATACAAGTGAGCTACCACGTGTGGAATTTATTTcgaagaattgaaagaacacaAATggagataatatttttaaaatttcaaaatttcctCGCAAATGTTGTTGATTTTAGATCGCTAACTCCATATTAATTTTTCCAAGAATAAAaagaagacaaaaacttgtgtaagacggtctcacgagtcttttttttgtgagacagatatcttatttgagtcattcatgaaaaaaaattactttttatgctatgagtcattcatgaaaaaatattaatttttatgctaagtaCCCCTTTCTTTTACTAAGAAtaaagaatattaatttttattgtgaatatcagtaaaaTTGATAcgtctcataaataaaaatttatgagattgtctcacaagagacttttTCTAAAAAGAAATACATCTAGAGAGCAAAATAGTGtataagaaaaaacaaaaataaaattcattagAAGACCACCAACCTTATCTTTATCtccttaattaatataatacaaTGTTTTAGGCGGCGAAACGTACGAGAATATGATATCAAAATTGAATTGTAACAATTGCTACTTTCCTAGTACGTGCTATTTATTATTCCAATTAACTATTATTTATTTGCTTAAATGAATACTAAACTTCTCCACGTTCCTTCTTCTTCTGGCGTTACCCAAGTATACTCACCTACCAGTCCCAAGTACccctttattttttcttttttctttttcttttttatcttgAGAACCCGTATTCACTGATGTTTTGATAAATTTAAAGGATCAACGTAAAGTAAATCATATTGATCAGATAAAATACACTGAACAAGTCTTATATGTCCAACTCAAATTGAGAAAACAGAGAGAAATTGATCACTCGACCTTTTGATAGTGTCCTTCATATCCTATCATCTCAACTATCTTCCGAGACCAAGCTGTGTCCCACCCCTTGGTCCTTTCTatactttttttattaaaaaaaaattttaatttaatataaatatcagATCTTTTATATCAGAAATTTTATCATTACTAATAACAATCATATATactacaaatataaaatattttctcgttcttgtcattaaatatttatgaaagcACATAGAGTAGATAAAAATCGAACCTGTTTTCGAAAATTCGGTCCATCATTTAATGAATTCATTATCAAAGAGCACAAAGGATCAATTGATATCGATCTATCGAGAAAGATTGAGCAAATAATACGAtacaatttttatatgaaaaaagacataaattgttgatttgtatcaatataaaataaatgaggaagttttacaaatttttttttttttatctaatatAAGCAAACCAAAGGTTTCATAGTTTATGGTATTTCAAATTGTAActgataaattaaattattattattattaaaaaaaatattttccacatgttatatatacatataaattaaaaaaaaaattgtgggtCTTTTCCATCATAATTTATAGAGTTTCTTGAAGTAATGTTATGTCGTTGTCActaatttattttctattttctcgTTTCTTTTTGGTAAACATAAGCTTGTTTCTTGATTGCTCATTACATATTAATGCTTGAAAAGCTTTAACTCAGGGCTCCCAAAAAGTTGGCTGATATAGATGCATGGGAGAGCACTAAAAGAGCATATGTCAGATGCTCAACTCAAACAGATTGAGgtaaaaattcaagaattcaaattttatacaatttttttcgTAATATAATTTCACTTCCGAAACACGAACTGATGAAACTATTTACAAATCGgattgatgatttatgggaggaggtgttggggaattacacccccgaaacgatgccgaccacgatgataatagtacccaaaaacttgcggaataaaataaccaacaagaacacaaagatttacgtggttcacccaatataggctacgtccacggagcactgcaacttttataactggaagaaatattacaacaagtgtatacaccaatacactcaatatttctcacactcccaacccgagtataccgagaaaataatttctctaactcacacaagagaattcccgcactcaagaaaaaaatacactctttttttctatgcactctctatttatcaaagctaaaaagcttttgattttgggatacaataactgaaggaattgagctctatttataactaattccctcgtccaatttttaaaatcaatcgatgtgggaaaagattttattattattttatttaatgtgggtcccaccacattaaataaaatcttacctaacaattctcccacttgaagacttgatttcaatcatgtcttcacaccatcagtgcagcagctcatacctcctttgttagtctaggagaccaactgaagtcaaacacaacttcagtttttcaatgatagcagccttcgtgagcatatcagctggattcttgcttccaggaatcttctcaagcTTCAAGACTTCATTCACCTGATCTCTAAGGATccccattccaaggatttgctttgcagcacccaaatccttcaaagcaaattcctttgataactctttctcgagtttatcaatctgctccagacaagctcctgctatcaacatatcatctacatatatcagtagtatgatataataaccatcaagcttcacataacaacagtgatcagcctgatacctcagaaaaccatcattattcattacaccatcaaacttcttgtaccactgtcttgcttgtttgagaccatacaagctcttctgaagtttgcacaccattttctctttccctcgtacttcaaatccctgtgattgattcatttcttcatctaggtcactgtgaagaaacgcagtctttacatccaactgctccagatgtaaatcttcttttaccatcaatccaagtacagtcctgatagtagttaactttaccaccagagagaaaatatcagtgtaaccaatgacttccttttcaccttttacaccaagtatttctttgtaccgcttgctaccgtcatgttctaaccggtactcccacttgctatgtaaaacctttttactttcaggaagttctgacaactcccacttgtgattggatgacagtgaatccatcacatctttcatggctaactcccactgtttaaaagtctcataaacatccgatttattttcacaaaataaacccaaaatttcctgctcgaatcgtcaacagtagtgccataatatcttgagtgatctccaagggatgtcacaggagatggtccacatatatcagtatgtgccagctccaaatccgctgatttcggttctctaacctcttttgaaaagctcacctttttctgctttccaaaaaatacagcttcacacagcttgttttcaacgatctttaattccggtagctttccgtttgaaacaagcatcttcattcccttctcactcgtatccccaagcctactatgccatagacttgaattagctccagcatccacagccgctaatttatttctcaaactggaagtcatataaagtgttccagttttctttcctcgagcaacaatcatggctccctttttcactttccaggaaccatcaccaaaggtcaccttatgaccttcgtcgtcaagctgtcctactgaaatcagattgtgtgtcaactttggtacatgccttactttgttgattttccagacagatccatttgtcatcttcatccggatatcacccataccaacaatttccaaaggttttccatcagccaggaaaacttttccgtaatctcccgcaatgtaattatcgaatacatcacgattaccagtggtatgaaacgaagctcccgagtccataacccaagaatcaaccgagctttccatggatagtaatagagcatcatgtacctcctcagtaacaacattagcgtcgttctttgttgatctgcaattctttttcaagtgaccagtctcaccacagctccagcacttcacattcttttcaaaattgcttttgtcttttccgtttctcgacttggatctaccatgccattggttaaaactcttttcgtcactcctgccccttcctctattctcgagatttagagcagaacttgatgatgttccttcaccagaatccatcctgcgaacttcttcagcaagaatttgatctctgacatcattgaattgtagctttctttttccaacagagttactaaccgctgcccgcattggttcccaattgtctggtaaagacgccaaaagaataagtgcccgaatctcatcatcaaatttaatttcaaccgatgtcagctgtgaaacaatcgtgttgaattcattgatgtgtttagccaccgatgcatcttctctcatcttcaagttaaataactttttcatgagatatactttattatttgctgatggcttttcgtacatgtccgacaaaatggacatcatctcctccgttgtttttgcctccgccacgttatgtgccacgttcttcgttagggtcaatcgtattacacctaacacttgtcgatcaagaagcttccagtcatcatcctccatcttttccggcttctttccagatagaggttgatgcaacttcttgctatacaaataatcaataatttgtagtcgccagaacgtaaaatctgtaccgtcgaacttgttgatactcggtcccgatccatcatctccggccatcacttctctagccttagcaaaaagtctaaaaaatcttttctgatgtggaagatcagacaaagctgcaaccacagagcatactcagaattcttaagaattttcacaacaaggctctgataccagttgttggggaattacacccccgaagcgatgccgaccacgatgataatagtacccaaaaacttgcggaataaaataaccaacaagaacacaaagatttacgtggttcacccaatataggctacgtccacggagcactgcaacttttataaccggaagaaatattacaacaagtgtatacaccaatacactcaatatttctcacactcccaacccgagtataccgagaaaataatttctctaactcacacaagagaattcccgcactcaagaaaaaaatacactctttttttctatgcactctctatttatcaaagctaaaaagcttttgattttgggatacaataactgaaggaattgagctctatttataactaattccctcgtccaatttttaaaatcaatcgatgtgggaaaagattttattattattttatttaatgtgggtcccaccacattaaataaaatcttacctaaCAGGAGGCTATACTGGACGAAGTGGTGAGTCAATAAGTTTTGAGGGTTCTATTTGAATGTTAGGATTATGTATGGATCCTTGAAATCTTTGGGATTTATTTGTTGTTAGGTCTCACATGCAGCAACTTgacataataatataaaaataaagtataaaattgGATATCAatatttacgtgaaaaaccccgaaatattattagggtaaaaccacgggcaaaacaaaaaaaattccactataatattttattgtgtacaatcactcactgtgttttaaaaaagaacacacactctcttgaTACATTATAATGAAcatctcacaaatattatagaactaagcactaaaatgctataagatgagagaaagaaCTCAAATGAGATACTTGAATTATGAAAGAATGCATCTATTTATAGATGTAATTTCTTGTCTGAACACGTGCTTCTTCCTCGTCTGAATGTATATTtctgtttcatttttttctacCATTTTGACAAACTTTTAACATGTAAGCCAACCATTCAACCACCATCATGAATTTGTTTTCTGCCACCGCCTATCATTTGCCTACATTTGTCTTGGTTCTAGCAGATTCATTGTTTTAGTATTTGGTTTCATATTGAGTCTTAACTACATTGGAGTTGAATCGATTCCTAATGCAAAATCAGGAAACTTTTGAAAAGAAGAAGGCAAAGCAGGGAGAAAAGATGAAGAACAAGATGGCTGTCATTCATACTACAGCCGAAGAAATGCGGGCCACAGTTGAAGCTGATCGCGAGCAAGCTGTTTTCACAGTGGAGGAGGCGTCTGCGAAGTTCCGTGCAACCGGTCGTGTGCCTAAGAAACTATATGCATGCTTTGGCtgctgattttttttgtttgaactGTGAAAGATATAGTACAGTTTCAGTTTCTGAAAATTGATTGTAAGATGTTGAGATTAgtatttgtgtgtgtttttttggtCTATTTGTATTTACATTTTGATGTTGTTTGTGGTTGTATTGATTGATGATTTTGAGTTGATACAATGGATATGAAATTTGGCCACTATTTGGGTTACTACCAACCATTAACGTCACCCATGACGTCGGCATGATTATCATTGTTTCGAGTTGAATAAAAGTTGGAATCAGAACTAAAGTATTCGAAGATGATTTGGTTTAGACATTTCAACAAAGTTTattcattttaatatttaatggtAACAAAATAAGGAGAAACAAGATTCACAAGATCattaataatcataaattttattCCTATCATCCTCAATAATACACGCTGTTTTCCAAAATTCAAATTCCAAATACTTACCACGTTTATAGAACATATTGAATATCCACCATGGCTGACATTATGTTTATTATAACattaaacaaacaaacaaacaaacaaactacAGATCTAATCAAACTACTCCTATTTCTTTGGCTTGAACCGCGCATGAGTTGATCGTCGAGAGACCAACCTTTCAGCTGTTGCGAATCCATATTTCATACGCTGTTGATGGTGGTTTGTGCTTGTGCAGAATCAATGACCATCACATATGCAGCCCCAATCATACAGTATAACTAGAAACAAGAAGTGGAGAGGCATGCACCTGCAAGCTATCATAAAAGTACAAGCTTGGCTgaatgaaaattccatcgtagTTAGCCTTCCAAGTTCCAAGAGATTAATTTAtatcaaaaatcaaaatgatGGTAATGCATTTCAGATTGAGAGGAAAATCAAGAACACGTCAAAATCGAGTTGAGTAACAACAAATCTTTAGTAAATAATCTGAGTGTTCCTACAAAGaacaagatacatatatacCTGCATAGTCACTAAATATCATGTCGATTGATATCATGAAACAATATGTCCATTTTGCCACGTGCTTTATTATAGCAATAATTGATTAAAGACCATCACTTGAGACTCCAGCGCCCTTTTCTGTTGATCAATTCAAATGTCTTGGCAGCTAGAGGTTCATAATGCAAGCTTGATTGATTGAACAGGTTAAACCCAATCTTGCTATTTTACGAATTCTCGTGCAATTTATCCAATATTCTCCATGTTACAGCATCCGGTGCTAATCCATTGTTTTTCATTTCGCCAACAATCTGATAAGCTTCTCGCTTCAAACCCAACCTACACGCATAGTCAATTACTATGTTGTAATTTACAGTGTTGAGAGCAACCCCACAATCAGCCAATTCGTACAGTAAATCACGGGCCTCGTTATATTTTTCCGAGCGGCAAAGGCCTTTAAGTATGGAAGCATAAACAAAATTGTCGTGAACTCCCGAGGGCCAAACAATGTTCTCCCAAAACTTTTTGGCTTCATCTATCCGAAAATATTCACATAGCCCATCAATTATAATAGTGTAAGTAATACAATCAGCTGCCACCCTGCAATGGACCATACTATCAAAAACTTCCATGGCTTCACTTACTTGGCCTAATTTAAACAATCCACGAAGCATGGCATTATAAGTCACAACACCAGGGGAAAAATGATTCTCATCCATAGCCTTTTGCAAGAAATCAACAGCTTCCTCGACTTTTCCCACATTCAAGAGTCCATATATAAGAGTAGTGAATGTTACCCCATCTGGAGCACAAAATTTCCCTGTCGTCATATCACCAAACACCTGCAAGGCCTCTGAAATTCTCCCCATTTTGCAAAATGACTTTATAACAGTATTGAGGGTAATGACGTCTGGAGTGCATTGAGATTGAAGCATCATCACAAGTACATTTAAAAGTTCTGTGGGGTTATTGATATGACAAAGGGCCCtcaaatatatattgtatatcCTAATCCTATTTTGTTCCACGGTTTCGTGACTCAACATTACATTTAGAACTTTCTTAGCTTTAGAAAGGTCTAGCTCACGACAAAGACCCTCAACCAAGACTGTATAGGTGAACTCTGAGGGAATATATCCAAGCTCCATTCCTTCTTCTAACAACTGAAACGCCCTCAAGCAATCGCCGTCATTACATAGACCATGTATGATGGAATTGTACGACACAAAGGTAGGGATATACCCTTTCTTTCTCATCATATAAACAATCCTCGCTACACCGTTGTATCTCTCAAACGTACACATAGCATAAATCATTTGTCCGTAAGCAAATTCTTCCAGAACATTCTTTCCTTGAGGCATATCTTCAGCAATTTTGAATAATTCATGGAACAACCCTTCTCTACACAAAGAATCAACCAAGCTACAAAACGCAGCATTATTAACTTGCATAGCTTCCTCTCTTTCCATTGCCTCCCAGATCATTCCCATCAATCTTTTCCCGTAATCAAACTCCCTTTTCCTCACCACCCCACCGAACAAAGCACAATAACTGAGAGCATTTGGATTCACTCCATACTCAGACATTTCATCAAACAACTTTTCAGCAGACCTCACGTCACCAATTCCACAGTACCCATCGAGCAAAGTTGTGAATGAAACAACATTGAGACAGTGTCCTCGGTCTATCGTATGATACAAGATCAAATGGGCTACTTCCAATCTCCCTATCTGACAGAAACTATCAACCAAACGATTATAATTTACCAAAGAAGGCACAAACTCGGGCTTCTCCACAGCCAACGCATTCATCACGCGCAACGTCCAAAAAGGTTCACGCCCATCAAGCAACCTCGCTATAAGAACGTTGCAGGTGCGTTCGTCAGGCGAGCAATGTGAGTAAACGAAGTGAGCGAAGCGATGATGAGCTTCGTCGAAGCGATTGGCATCGCAGAGGGCGTGAAGAATGCTGCTGATGTTAAGTGAGTTGGGACGGCATCCGCGGAGGCTGAGGAGATGGAGGAGGTGGAGAGCGGCGTCAACGTCCCGGCATACGGTGCACAACTTGTGAATGCGTCGCGTCCAGTAGGTTTCGTTGGTTACGCTGATGGTTCCACTGCAGAAGTCGTCGTTTACTGCTGACAACTGATTTCCCGACTGAGAAGAAACATTGGCTTCACATACGGCGGAGGAAAGTGAAATGTAGGCGAGACTTCTTGATTTGGGGTAGCGCCATGGTTGGATTCTCCATGGGCGCATTTAATCGAACATAGCACCTGTGACCCTTGGCCTCGGTATGTCAGCTGCAAcccattttattatattaataattaatacatTCGCTCTATTTATTAGGAGAATTTGGTTTCTAGTAAAATCGAAgggtaaatttattttaaatacaaatgcTCAACTTGAATTTTCAATCTGTCTGAAAATTTATGTATTTACATTCTCTTATCccaaacaaaatttaattatattatctgAGCTCACATGTCTTTTTCTCGAATGAAAAtcgatacaaaatattaaaaatatagtactgatatatgatatttgagtatcaaCTTTTCAGATTTGACACTAGTATATAATTTTTGTGTACTCAAACATGTATAACAAATCATTGTATTAATGACACATTTGTCTTTCGAAtgaaaatcaatataaaacattgaaaatatatttataatatatactatttgaGTACCAACTTTTTATATCTGATACTGATATGTGATTTTTGAGTATCCAAAAATGTGAAACAAATgttgatattaataaaattgtttCAGTTTTATACACAGATTCTTATCTTTTTGTATCAGatctaaaacatttaatattcaaatattatatattagtatcatatttttaatgttttgtaccATTTTCGTTTTAAAAGACAAATGtgtcattaatatcaatattattgcATGTTTGGATACTAAACAAGCATATATTagtatcaaatctgaaacaattactactcaaatatata comes from the Primulina huaijiensis isolate GDHJ02 chromosome 8, ASM1229523v2, whole genome shotgun sequence genome and includes:
- the LOC140983338 gene encoding uncharacterized protein — encoded protein: MRPWRIQPWRYPKSRSLAYISLSSAVCEANVSSQSGNQLSAVNDDFCSGTISVTNETYWTRRIHKLCTVCRDVDAALHLLHLLSLRGCRPNSLNISSILHALCDANRFDEAHHRFAHFVYSHCSPDERTCNVLIARLLDGREPFWTLRVMNALAVEKPEFVPSLVNYNRLVDSFCQIGRLEVAHLILYHTIDRGHCLNVVSFTTLLDGYCGIGDVRSAEKLFDEMSEYGVNPNALSYCALFGGVVRKREFDYGKRLMGMIWEAMEREEAMQVNNAAFCSLVDSLCREGLFHELFKIAEDMPQGKNVLEEFAYGQMIYAMCTFERYNGVARIVYMMRKKGYIPTFVSYNSIIHGLCNDGDCLRAFQLLEEGMELGYIPSEFTYTVLVEGLCRELDLSKAKKVLNVMLSHETVEQNRIRIYNIYLRALCHINNPTELLNVLVMMLQSQCTPDVITLNTVIKSFCKMGRISEALQVFGDMTTGKFCAPDGVTFTTLIYGLLNVGKVEEAVDFLQKAMDENHFSPGVVTYNAMLRGLFKLGQVSEAMEVFDSMVHCRVAADCITYTIIIDGLCEYFRIDEAKKFWENIVWPSGVHDNFVYASILKGLCRSEKYNEARDLLYELADCGVALNTVNYNIVIDYACRLGLKREAYQIVGEMKNNGLAPDAVTWRILDKLHENS